In Alkalihalobacterium alkalinitrilicum, a genomic segment contains:
- a CDS encoding dipicolinate synthase subunit B has protein sequence MSLKGKHIGFGLTGSHCTYDEVIPQMKKLVEMGAKVTPFVTHTVASTDTKFGKSEEWIQKIKDITKEEIVDSMPKAEPFGPSTPLDCMVIAPMTGNSTSKFANAMTDSPVLMGAKATLRNGKPVVLAISTNDALGLNGVNIMRLMATKNIYFVPFGQDNPTVKPNSLVARMEALPETIESAIAGKQYQPVLVEKFRD, from the coding sequence ATGTCATTAAAAGGAAAGCACATCGGCTTTGGATTAACCGGTTCTCATTGCACGTATGATGAAGTTATACCCCAAATGAAAAAGCTTGTAGAAATGGGTGCGAAAGTGACTCCTTTCGTAACACATACAGTTGCTTCAACTGATACTAAGTTTGGAAAAAGTGAAGAATGGATTCAAAAAATAAAAGATATTACTAAAGAAGAAATTGTGGATTCAATGCCAAAAGCTGAGCCATTTGGCCCTAGTACACCATTAGATTGTATGGTGATTGCTCCAATGACAGGGAATTCTACTAGTAAATTTGCAAATGCTATGACGGATTCTCCAGTATTAATGGGGGCTAAGGCTACACTCCGCAATGGAAAACCAGTTGTGCTAGCTATTTCTACAAATGATGCACTAGGGTTAAATGGAGTAAATATCATGCGATTAATGGCCACAAAAAATATATACTTTGTTCCATTTGGGCAAGATAATCCAACGGTAAAACCTAACTCACTTGTAGCGAGAATGGAAGCATTACCTGAAACTATTGAGTCTGCCATTGCTGGTAAACAATATCAACCGGTTTTAGTGGAAAAATTCAGAGACTAG
- the asd gene encoding aspartate-semialdehyde dehydrogenase, which produces MAVEKGYHIAVVGATGAVGQQMLKTLEERDFPIQSVKLLSSKRSAGKKIVFKGEEITVEEATPESFEGVQLALFSAGGSVSKALAPEAAKRGAICVDNTSAFRMDENVPLVVPEVNEEDLRLHKGIIANPNCSTIQMVVALEPLREKYGINKVVVSTYQAVSGAGLNAINEMKDQTKAVLEGKEVTPEILPVGGDKKHYQIAFNAIPQIDKFQDNGFTFEEMKMINETKKIMHLPELEVAATCVRLPVETGHSESVYVETEKGGATVSEIKELLGSAAGITLQDDPANQVYPMAIDCVGKNDVFVGRVRKDLDRDNGFHMWIVSDNLLKGAAWNSVQIAESLVKLQLLK; this is translated from the coding sequence ATGGCAGTTGAAAAAGGATATCATATAGCAGTGGTAGGAGCAACGGGAGCAGTAGGACAACAAATGTTAAAAACATTAGAGGAAAGAGATTTTCCAATTCAATCGGTTAAACTACTTTCTTCTAAGCGTTCAGCAGGAAAGAAGATCGTTTTTAAAGGTGAAGAAATTACAGTTGAAGAGGCAACACCAGAAAGCTTTGAAGGGGTTCAACTTGCGTTATTTAGTGCAGGTGGGTCAGTATCTAAAGCGCTAGCTCCAGAAGCAGCAAAACGTGGAGCGATCTGTGTTGATAATACAAGTGCATTCCGTATGGACGAAAATGTTCCACTAGTTGTGCCAGAAGTTAATGAAGAAGATTTACGACTTCACAAAGGAATTATTGCAAACCCAAATTGTTCAACAATTCAAATGGTAGTTGCTCTTGAACCGTTACGTGAAAAATATGGTATTAATAAAGTTGTTGTTTCAACTTATCAAGCCGTATCAGGTGCAGGACTTAATGCGATAAATGAAATGAAAGATCAAACAAAAGCAGTATTAGAAGGAAAAGAAGTGACTCCAGAAATCCTACCTGTAGGTGGAGATAAGAAGCATTATCAAATTGCATTTAATGCGATTCCGCAAATCGATAAGTTCCAAGACAATGGATTTACTTTTGAAGAAATGAAAATGATAAATGAAACGAAAAAAATTATGCATCTACCTGAGCTAGAAGTAGCGGCTACTTGCGTTCGTTTACCAGTAGAAACAGGACATTCAGAGTCCGTTTACGTTGAAACAGAAAAAGGTGGAGCAACCGTTTCAGAAATTAAAGAATTATTAGGATCAGCGGCAGGGATTACGTTACAAGACGATCCAGCAAATCAAGTATATCCGATGGCTATTGATTGCGTTGGAAAAAATGATGTATTCGTTGGTAGAGTTCGAAAAGACTTAGATCGTGATAATGGCTTCCATATGTGGATAGTGTCAGATAACCTTCTTAAGGGAGCAGCATGGAACTCAGTTCAAATCGCAGAAAGCTTAGTGAAGTTACAATTATTGAAATAA
- the dapG gene encoding aspartate kinase produces the protein MKVIVQKFGGTSVKNEEVRRMAARHVQKSVNDGYKVVVVVSAMGRSGDPYATDTLLNLINKKTVPKREQDLLLSCGEIISSVVFTDLLSSYGVTAKAMTGAQAGFRTNEDFSSAKIIEMKCEKLMKTLEKVDAVVVAGFQGQSKTGEITTLGRGGSDTSATAIGAALGAEWVDIFTDVEGVMTADPRIVEGARPLSVVTYNEICNMAYQGAKVIHPRAVEIAMQAKIPIHIRSTYSDSKGTLVTSMVGDQQGQDVQDRLITGIAHLAKVTQIKVLAKEGQYDLQEKVFKAMANERISVDFININPLGVVYTVMEEVADRAVEVLEQMNYEPQVTRRCAKISAVGAGMTGVPGVTAKIVAALSKENVQILQSADSHTTIWVLVKGEDMVKAVNALHDMFQLEKESMFASSTSEEE, from the coding sequence ATGAAGGTAATTGTACAAAAGTTTGGTGGTACGTCTGTTAAAAATGAAGAAGTACGTCGGATGGCTGCACGACATGTACAGAAATCTGTAAATGATGGTTATAAAGTAGTTGTCGTTGTATCAGCAATGGGTCGTAGTGGCGACCCTTATGCTACTGACACGCTACTTAATCTTATTAATAAGAAAACAGTACCAAAAAGAGAGCAAGATCTTTTGTTATCTTGTGGGGAAATCATTTCTTCAGTCGTTTTTACAGATTTACTTAGTAGTTATGGTGTTACTGCAAAAGCAATGACTGGAGCTCAAGCAGGTTTTCGTACGAATGAAGATTTCTCTAGTGCTAAAATTATTGAAATGAAATGTGAAAAACTAATGAAAACCCTAGAAAAAGTAGATGCAGTGGTTGTAGCTGGTTTTCAGGGACAATCAAAAACAGGTGAAATTACAACACTAGGTCGTGGTGGAAGTGATACTTCAGCTACAGCAATAGGTGCCGCGCTTGGAGCAGAATGGGTCGATATTTTTACAGATGTAGAAGGTGTAATGACAGCAGACCCTCGCATTGTTGAGGGAGCTAGGCCTTTATCTGTTGTTACGTATAATGAAATTTGTAATATGGCCTACCAAGGTGCAAAAGTAATTCACCCAAGGGCAGTCGAAATTGCCATGCAAGCTAAAATCCCCATTCATATTCGCTCTACTTACTCGGATAGTAAAGGTACACTTGTAACTTCAATGGTAGGAGACCAGCAAGGCCAAGATGTGCAAGATCGTTTAATTACAGGTATAGCACACTTGGCAAAAGTAACTCAAATTAAAGTTCTTGCAAAAGAAGGCCAATATGACCTTCAGGAAAAAGTTTTTAAAGCAATGGCGAATGAAAGAATTAGCGTAGATTTTATCAATATTAATCCATTAGGAGTCGTTTATACGGTAATGGAGGAAGTAGCAGATCGGGCAGTAGAGGTATTAGAACAAATGAACTACGAACCACAAGTTACTCGCAGATGTGCTAAAATCTCCGCAGTCGGTGCAGGGATGACAGGAGTTCCAGGAGTAACAGCAAAAATTGTAGCTGCACTTTCAAAAGAAAATGTACAAATATTACAGTCAGCAGATTCACATACGACCATATGGGTGCTCGTAAAAGGTGAGGACATGGTAAAAGCAGTAAATGCTTTACATGACATGTTTCAGTTAGAGAAGGAAAGTATGTTTGCATCGAGTACTTCAGAAGAAGAATGA